The genomic DNA GATCTACATCGTCGGCAGCGGGCGGATCAACGTCGCCGGCATGACCGACGAAAATCTGCCGCGTCTGTGCGACGCGGTCGCTGCGGTTCTTTAGTTCGCGAAACGCCAACGCAAAGCGGGCAACGGATGGGAGCCATTGGTGGTCCACCGTTCCCGCCGCTTGATTGCGGCCAGATCATCTACAAGTATTTCGCCAAAGCGCCGCCACGGGCGGCGATCGCATCGACTCGCTTGACGATCTCGGGATCTTCAATCAACGGAGGCGCGTGGTGCGGTTTGACGCGTGCGTCGATCACCAGCGATCCCTCGCAGCCCCAGTGCTTATCGGCGACAAACGCTCCGATGCCATAGACATCCGCGGCGGGATTGCTGCGAGTGAACGTCGTCCAGACAAAATTGTTGATCGTTCGGGCGCTGAAGTCGCTGTCGTCGGCAACGATCACCAACGGGAAGCGATTGATCGGCGATTGAACGTCCATGCGGTCGGTCAACAGCGCATCCAGACGCGGCCGCGACGCCGACGCGGCCGGACCTTGAATGATCAGGATTCCCGGAGCCGCAACTTTCGGCTGGCCAAACCCTTCGGGCAGATGCAGGTCCCCTTCGATCGATGTCGGCAACTGGCGAACGACGGGGCCAACCGCCGCGATCACCACCTTCGATCCGCGATTGAGTCCCGATCCGGAGTAGTCCAACGTGTCGATGGTCGTTTGTGTTTGGAAGTGCAGATCGCGACGCCAATCGACGCGCTGCAACATATGCTGCAAGAAGCCCGAGACGTCGTGGATGTCGAGCTGTGTGTTGTCGTAGTGGTTTGCGATCCAGAGGTATTTGGCAAGCGACAGCTGACCGTTGCCAAGGACGGCGTTGGCTTGAGTCAGCAACTCCTGCGGCTCGTTAGCACCACTCATCGGCATATACCGCTCGCTGCCGATCGCCAGCAGCAGCGGATGGACGCCCGAAGCATCGACCGCGTGAACCGCCTTGATCCCCGGCAAGACCGTCGGGATCACGGGGCCGGTCAGATCGTGGATCAGTTCGCCGAAGGTCGTATCCTCTTGCGGAGGCCGCCCGACGACGGTCAGTGGCCAAACGGCATCGTTGCGGTGATAAACACGCTCCACATTCAGGACCGGGAAATCGTGCTGCAGGCTGTAATAACCCAGGTGATCACCAAACGGACCCTCCGGCTTTTGTCGCGTTGGATCGATCGTACCGACGATGGCAAAATCGGCGTCGGCGTAGATCGGCGCATGCCCCGGGCCGGTAACCATCGGAATCCGGTGCCCCGCCAAAGCGCCGGCAAAGGTCAGCTCCGACAGCCCTTCGGGCAACGGCATCACGGCGGAAAGGGTCATCGAAGGGGCACCGCCCACGGTGACGACAACGCGAAACGGGCGACCGTTCTCCAACGCTGCGCGATGATGGACGCCGATCCCACGATGGATCTGGTAGTGCATCCCGACTTCGGTCTGCGGATCGTAATCGTTCCCCGATAACTGAACCCGGTACATCCCAAGGTTTGTCTGCTGCAGGCTGGCGCCGTCGGCCGGTTGGCTGAGCACTTGCGGCAGCGTGACAAACGCACCACCATCATCGGGCCACGATTTCAATTGCGGCAGATCGGGCAGAGCGATCGAATTCTGCATCACCGCACCGCTTCGGCAGCGGCGAGGCAACATCGTCAGTGCGGCCAGCGGGACGCTGGGGTAACGCCAGAACTGCTTCGCCGCCAACGAGGGGTCGATCTTCAATTCGATCAACTTGCGAACGCGGTCGATCGTGTGGCGGAAAAGGTAGCGGGCTTGTTCCAGCGACCCAAACAGGTTGCTGACCATTGGAAACCGACAACCGGTCACGTTGGTAAACAGGACCGCCGGCCCACCGTTAAGGTAAACGCGACGCTGAATCTCCGCCAATTCGAGATTGGCATCGACCGGATGCTCGTAACGGATCAAACGCCCGCCTGCGGCGAGGTCGTCGACGGCCTGTCGAGTGCTGCGATGTTTCATGAGCCTAGACGGAGGGCTTGAGAGAGGGGCAGGCGAGATTCCAGAGCGAGCCCCGGGAAGGATTCCGCGCAGAGGACGCGATGAAAACTAAACCGTATGCCGAGCCAAGCGTTCACGGGTGGCAGCGGGGATTTCGATCGAGGCGATTTGGTGCCGGGCGTCGATGCGACAGCAGACGACGGTGATTTCACCGACGGCAACCAATCGATCAGCGACCCGAAACTCATGCCGATAGCGGACGCTCTTGCTGCCCAAGTGAAGAATGGAGACCGCGATATCGATGATATCCTCGAACCGCACCGCGCTTTTGTAATCACACGTCGCCGAAACGCGAGGCCAACCGATGGTCGATTCGCCGTCGGGCTGCATCACACTTAAGCCGACCGAACGGAGCATTTCATGTTCGGCCTGCTCCATGTAGGTGAAAAAGGCAGAGAAATGCATGATGCCAGCGGCATCGGTGTCGCGAAATTCGATGCGGCGTCGGGTCTGGTAGGGGCTGCTCATCGTCGATCCTGCCGGTGGGTCAGTTCACGGTCGCGGTGTCGGCGCACGAAAAAAGAGCCGTATTGATTCCATACGACTCTTCGTTGTCTTGTCTTCGCGGGCAAGCGAATGCTTATTCGCCAACAAATGGCAGCAAAGCCATGAAGCGAGCGCGTTTGACAGCTTGCGTTACGGCGTGCTGGCTGGTTGCCGAACATCCGCTCTTGCGGCGTCCAACGATCTTGCCGTGGCGATTGACCAACCGACGCAGAAGTTCCACATCCTTGTAATCGACGTACATCGGACGTGGCCGAGTGCCATCGACGAACAGTGGATCTTGCTTCTTCTGACGAGAGCGGACACGCGATCGCTTGCGTGCTCGGCTCCGGGTACTCATTGGTCGTGCAGCCATGGAAAATGTTGAATTTTGTTAGATTGTGGAGATTCGAGTTTCGGACTGCCGCGCGCAGCAAACCACATACAGAGGGACGATTATGACAAGCTGTGTGAATTCTGCAAGTGCAAATCAGTGTGGCACGCGGCTTTAAAATGGCCGCCGGCCGCCCCCAAAATCGCGCGGGGCTGGACGTTGATTTGCCAGCAATTACCTGAATTTAGGTCCCACCGACAGGTATAATTGTCGACTCACCCCACCAACAACCTTACAACTCCCTCGAAAAAACCGCCATGAAGCATTTTCTTGCTCCCATCGCCTGCGTTCTGCTGCTGGCCTGCCAGACGGCGACTGCCGCCGATCGCCCCAACGTGATGATTTTGATCAGCGACGACGTTTCCTGGCCGCACGCATCAGCCTACGGTTCCAAAATGGTGACGACTCCCGCGTTCGACGCGATTGCCAAGCAGGGCGTGTTGTTCAACAACGCGATCTGCCCCAGTCCCGGCTGCAGCCCCTCGCGGGCCGCGTTTTTGACAGGGCGGCACACCTGGACGATCGAGCACGCTGGAACGCACGCCAGCTACTTCGCCCCCGAATACGAGACCTTTCCGATCCGTTTGGCCGATGCCGGATACTTTGTGGGGCACACCGGCAAAGGTTGGGCGCCGGGCGACTGGAAAGCCCTCGGTGGCAAGCGCGATCCGTGCGGCCCCAAATTCAAAGCCAAACCCGCCAAGGGAGAATCGAGCTACGCCGCCGGTTTTCGGGAGTTCCTGAATCAACGTCCCGCTGGCGAACCGTTCTGTTTCTGGTTCGGCAGCACCGACGCTCACCGCCCCTACAAATTTGGATCGGGCCTCGAGAAAGGAATGAAGCTGGAACAGGCGGAGGTTCCCGGCTACCTGCCCGACGCTCCCGAAATCCGCAGCGATTTCTTAGACTACGCATTTGAAGTCGAACGTTTCGACGATGATTGCGCGACGATGCTACAGATGATTCGCGACGCGGGCGAGTTCGAGAACACGATCTTTATCGTGACCAGCGACAACGGCATGCCGTTTCCACGCGCCAAAGCGAACTGTTACGAGCACGGCATCCATGTTCCGCTAGCAATCTCGTGGCAGGGACATTTTCCCGGCGGGCGAACCAGTGACGACCTTGTCAGTTTCGTCGACATCGCCGCGACGATCTACGAAGCGAGCGGCGTCGCGCCACCTTCGGCCAAGCCGCTCTCGGGCAAGAGCATGCTGTCGATGCTGGAGTCTGAAAAATCGGGGATCATCGAACCGCAGCGGACCGAAGTTTTCAGCGCCCGCGAGCGTCATTCCTCGTCGCGCTACAATTCGCTCGGCTACCCGCAGCGGGCGATCCGCACGCATCAGTACCTCTACATCCGCAACTTCCGCCCCGAGCGGCTGCCGGCCGGACCGGCTCAGAAATATGACAGCGTCACCTACGATGCCGCTGGGAATCTCGTCGACGCCCAACTGGGGGACGCCCATGGCGGATATCACGATATCGATGCCTGTCCCTCTTTGGACTATTTGATCGAAAAACGGGACGACCCGAAGTTTGGAAAGTTCCTGGGTCTGTCGGTCGACCTGCGGCCGGGGGAAGAGCTGTTCGACATCCAGAAGGATCCCGATTGCTTGAACAACGTGGCGACCGACCCTGAGTTTGAGAGCGTCCGCAAGGATCTTCACAAACGTTTGACACAGCATCTCGAAGCGACGGGGGACGCGAGGCAGATCGACGGCGGCGATATCTGGGAAATGTATCCCCGCGTCAGCCCGCTGCGTTGGTTCCCCGAGCCACAGTGGGCCAAGGAGCACCTAGACCGCGTACCGATCCAAGGCTGGGTGGAAGAACGCCGCCCGCGTTGATCCCCGCAGAGGGGAGCAGGCAGAGGCAACACGGCGTCTTCTCGTTTGACCGCAATACCGTTCAACGAAGGCGCGTCGGACCGTCGCAAGAATTAGCGGCGGGACGTAGTGGACGAGGTTACGAGTCCCCGCGATTGGGTCTGATGCATGCAAAAGGACTCGTAACCTCGTCCACTACGCTTCGTTGAACGGTCTTCTCGTTGAACCGCGTGGGCAAACGCCCCGCGCGTCGATTGCCCTGGTGCGAGGTGGCCTGGGTTTTGGGGGCCACCTCAAACGGTTAGCTACGCCGCGGAGGCGGCTAAGCCCCGTTCGCGCGGTCGGCTGAAGCCTTTACTCCAGCGCGGTGATGCGGCGAAACACAACCCGACCTGCTCAGTACCCAAAGCTGGTGCGCAACACGAAGGTCTCGTTGTTGCTGATATCACCGGGCGAGAAACCGGTACTCCAGCTCGCGGCGTGTCCCTCTTTACGCCCTCCCTGTGGCTCTGCGTCTCCTCGACTCACGCAACCAAAGACCGGCCGTGTCTTTATGCGTAAGACACCCAGCCTCGGAAAGCGAACCCGGCGTAGAACAGTTCGACGTCCGAAAACCCCGCTTCCTGCAAAAGCGATTCGTCACGCTGGGGTTCGAGGATGGTGAGATAGGCGTCCACAGCCTTTTGGAACTGCGATGCCTTTTCGGCATCCAGGGCGGGGCGAACCATGTAGGCTGCGTACCGTGAAAGCCACCGCTGGCGCGCACCATCGGCTTGAGGGAAACTCAGGTGCACCACGATGAACGGTGCTTGTGGCTTGAGCCGCTGACGAATGGCGGCCAACATCTGCTTTCGCTCTTCCAGGTCTGCAAAATGCATTGTCAAAATGCACGTGGCCGCATCAAACGGCCCCTCTGGCGCAGCATCGACCTTGCCCTCGTGCAGCCTGACTCGCGAGGCAAGCGGCCCCAGCGTTTGCTCGGCAAGTTGCAGCATTGCCGGGGAAGGGTCCACGCCATCAAATTCCCAGCTCGGTTCCGCTTGGGCGAACACCTTCAACTCGAGTCCACCGCCAGCTCCAACGACCAGGATACGGCCGTGGCTTTGCACCCGCTCGGCCAGCAACAACGCCGCCATCCGCTGCATGTCCGCGAACCCCGGAACGGCGATCGGTGGCGAATCCACGTATTTCGCGACCGCTTCGGGGACGTGAAATGCCGCTTCGAGAAAATCAGCTTTGGAGTCCATGTCGGTTCGGTTTGGCTTGGAGGGAAATGCCTTTCGCTTTGAGGCGTTGGTGGCAATCGGCGCTCAGCGAGGCGAGCGTGACTTCCCCCAACTGCCGGAGCAGCAGTTGCTCGGCTTCGTCAAACGTCTTGCCCAGTGCGGCGTTCACCGATTGCTCCACCAAACATCCCGGAGCCTCCGTGCGATTGCCCATCGCCAACAACCCCGGACTGCCGACCGCCTCATAGATGTCCAGCAAAGTGACATCGGCCAGCTCGCACGCCAACGTCCAACCGCCTCCGTGCCCCTTGACGCTTCGTACGTACTGCTGCTCGCGAAGCCCCGCCATCAGACGACGCACCACGACAGGATTCGTGTCCATGATCTTCGACAAATCGTCCGAAGTCACCGGTTCGTCCAGCTCCGCCATGTGCAACAAAATGTGCAGGACGCCGGATAGCTTGCTATCTCGTTTCATGTAACTTACGGTATTACGTGTAGGCGACTCCGTCAAGTTCGGCTTGGAACGCCGCGGCGGCTCAGCCACACACTCCAGGAGCAATACGTTGTCACAACCCGACTGGAACGCTCGCTATTCCGCATCGGAATTTGCTTACGGCACGGAACCAAACTCGTTTCTCAAACAGCACGCAGACCTATTGTTGGATCCAGTGCTTTCGATTGCCGAAGGGGAGGGACGCAACGCCGTGTTCTTGGCCTCCAAGGGCTTGCGAGTTCACGCGGTCGACAATTCCAGCGTGGGGCTTGCCAAAGCCGCCAAGTTGGCTGCCGACAGGAAGGTGGACATCACGACCGAAGTTACAGACCTGCAAAACTTTACCCCGGAGCCAAACGCTTACGGCGGCGTTGTCTCGATCTACGCGCATCTGCCGAGCTCGATTCGAGCGAAGCTTTACCCGTTGTTGGTGAAAACAATGAGGCCCGGCGGCATCCTGATTCTGGAATCGTATTCAGAGAACCAACGTGGTCGCGGCACCGGCGGCCCCAGTGATCCCGACCTGCTGCTGACCTGCGGCAAGGTCGAGAAAGAATGGGTCGGACTGGAAACGATCCTGTTGCAGGAAACCGAGCGTGAAGTGCTCGAAGGCAAATTTCACACAGGCCTGGCTTCCGTGATCCAGTACATCGGCAAGAAGTCCAGCTAAATCCAGTCGGTCAAGCGGGAAGCCACGGCAATGGACTCGTCGCCGACCAGGTAAACGGGAGAAGACGGCACGCCGATCGCGTACTTGAGCACTAAAACCCCAGACCACAAGCCAGCGCCAGTTTTGAGAAGTATCTGTGAGCGCCATGCGTGCCGTCGAAACGCCAGTCCGCCAGGAGCCCCTAGGACCAAACGACTCAGCAGATGTCCGCCACGAAGTGACGCAACACGCTCAAGTCGCCTCGACTGCTTCCAGTTCCATGATCGAGTAGGCAAAAACAAGAAGCACCGGCGTCGGCCACCGGAGCAGGTTGATAGCATCCGCTGGTGCGATCTGAATACCGGCTTGGGCCCGTGTTCGCTATGCCGGTTGGCCACCCGTAACTTTCGTGGCCTGCCATTGCCCGAATCCCTGCGACCGTTCCAACTACCACCAGGAACGGCTTCTGAATGTCGCCATCGTGAAGCAATCCTTGAGGCGTTATCCGATATCCAGACCTGCCGTGAGTTGATAATGTACCATCCCCAGATGCTCGGACCCAACATTATGGATCTTGCGGCGAGACGGCCGGGTAATGTCGGTGGGCCCTCAAGCAAACTGCCAAGAACTCGCCGAGAGTACTCTCGAAGGTGGATGGAGAAGCCCGTTTGCGATATCCTTACGCCAGACTCCACTTTGCAAAGCCCTTTTACTCGACATACCCCAGTCGAATGCACAGGGTATTCCCTATTCAATGCGACTGAAAACAACAGGATTTGACGTTCAAATGGTATTCGCATTTAGCATCGAAGATTAGCTGATGACGCTAGACGAATTTTTAGCCGACCTAAACTGCCAACGCACTGACGAGCAATTAATTGATTTTTGTCGGAAACGCGTGCTGCATGGAACTCCTCGTGTTTTCACGACGAGAGACGATGACTTCTATGAGTTCCGCAAGAAAATCGCCGTCAAATTTGAGATACCATTTCATGAAGTCTACATTACCGGATCTGCCAAATTGGGATTCAGCCCATTCAAGAGAAAAGACTTCGACTTGGATTCGGACATCGACGTAGCACTTGTCTCTCCGGCTCTGTTTGAAAGGATCATGTCCGACATCGCGGAATACCAAATGATGTTCAGAGACAACCGCGCAGTTGTTCGCGAGAGCGAACTCGAGATGTACCATGCCTTTTTGGAATATGTTGCGTTGGGCTGGATTAGGCCCGACAAACTGCCTATCTCATTTCAAATGGCTGCATTCAAAAATGACTGGTTTGATTTCTTTAGAAGCATCTCAAACGGAAATTCCGAAGTGGGGAACTACCAAGTAAATGCAGGTGTTTTCAAAAGTTATCTGCATTTAGAAAAATACACTTTCTCTGGAATCAAGTCGATCTACACCAAGCGAAAGCTGAGAACCGAGCAGTGACCAACCAAATTAAACCTTCTGTCACCAATCCAACGATTGCAGACATTTACGAAAAAGTTGACACCGACCGGCTTGTTCTCGCACCAGACTTTCAACGTAAATTTGTTTGGACGCAAGAGCACCAGGAAGACTTTCTTGACACGATACTTCATGGCTATCCATTCCCCGAAATATACGTCTGCCAAGGCGCAACTGACACAAAGAAATTACGAACAACACAGAAGGTCATAGACGGCCAGCAACGCCTTACTACAATCAAAAACTACATCGACAACGAATTCAAGAGAGAGCTGAAAAAGATACGTCCTTATGCAGCACTCACCGAAGATGAGAGGGAGGTCTTCCTGTCATACCAAGTCGTGGTGAGAGATATTGGAAAAGTTGACGATGGTATTGTGCGAGAAATCTTTCGCCGCATTAATCTTACCAAGTTCAAGTTGGACGATATTGAGATCCACAATGCAATCTACGACGGCCAATTTATTCGGGTCGCCAAAGAGCTGGCTGAAGAAGTATCGCTAAAGGAATTCGGCGTCTTTCATGAATCAGAGTTCACCCGAATGGCGGACGTGCACTTCTTCCTGTTGGTCATGTGCACCATCGTTCGAGGCGGGTATTTTCCTCGGGATAACGAAGTTGAAAAATGCGTCGCCGAATTCAATGACGAGTTCCCTGATTCACATAAAGTAAAGTCGCAAATTCTGAAATCGATTTCTTTTATCCAGGGGCTTCAATTGGAGCCCGATTCAATATGGTTCAGAAAGTCATGCTTCTTCACTTTAGTTGTTGAATTTACCAAGCTCAATAGAATTTCTGACGACATGACGGAGAGGCTCAACGCTTTTGATGCGGGAGTGATGGCAAGCAAAAATCGAAAGGAGACGGATCACGGAAGCTTTTATCATTCGATGTACTCCGGAACTAACGATCGCAAAACAAGAGTCAACAGATCCGATATGTTTAGAAAATACATTTTGGCATAGTTCGATCGACCGCGTCAAAAACTCATTGATTTTCTTCAATCAAGGGACATAAGACGCTTGACGTGTCACTAAGAGTGCAGGCGAGTTTTGCAAGATCGAACGTCGAATCGCGATCCAACTTGCGCAAACTGAGCTCACCTCAATCAGCGACTGATGGCAGGGATTGAATTGGGGAAACGGGCATGGAATGCAGTCGAAGTGAGCCAAGGACGATGACAGGACGTCCATAAATCGGCAAAATAGTGTCACCCAAAGCGATTCTCGTATTCGGCAAGAGTTTTCCAAGACTGATGAGAGCGGCTACAGGCAAGATCGCCCTGTGATATCGATAAACCCGCAAATTGTTTTGCACAAGATTACCACGGAAAATGACGCATGACGACCGAGTTCAATCGTATGACTGTAGTTGCCGCCGCCGAAGTGATCTCAGCTTTCAAATCTCATAACGACATGGCAGTCTTGGAAGTTGAGTGGGGCGTTGCAGGAAGGTGTGATGATTCAAGCAAGTCTGCACGGGTCGCAAGTTTATCAAGGATTGCCATTGAAGAAAACTTGACTGTGCTCAGCGAGAACGGCAATGTAGGCCTTTGCCGCGCTCTAGTCGAAACAGCTCTAACTGCACCAGAAAGCACTCACGAGATTGAAGCGTGGAAAAGGCTTATTGCCGGGCTTCATTTTGACGGATTCGAGATCGACGAATCAAAAAACGAGATCGAGAATAGCTGGGGAAGCCGCAGGCAGCGCAGTACGTTTACGCTGATACGGATGCTTCCAGACGACATTCCTGGCCTGGATTTTCGCGAGGCAGGCAACGAGATCGAAATAC from Rosistilla carotiformis includes the following:
- a CDS encoding UbiD family decarboxylase → MKHRSTRQAVDDLAAGGRLIRYEHPVDANLELAEIQRRVYLNGGPAVLFTNVTGCRFPMVSNLFGSLEQARYLFRHTIDRVRKLIELKIDPSLAAKQFWRYPSVPLAALTMLPRRCRSGAVMQNSIALPDLPQLKSWPDDGGAFVTLPQVLSQPADGASLQQTNLGMYRVQLSGNDYDPQTEVGMHYQIHRGIGVHHRAALENGRPFRVVVTVGGAPSMTLSAVMPLPEGLSELTFAGALAGHRIPMVTGPGHAPIYADADFAIVGTIDPTRQKPEGPFGDHLGYYSLQHDFPVLNVERVYHRNDAVWPLTVVGRPPQEDTTFGELIHDLTGPVIPTVLPGIKAVHAVDASGVHPLLLAIGSERYMPMSGANEPQELLTQANAVLGNGQLSLAKYLWIANHYDNTQLDIHDVSGFLQHMLQRVDWRRDLHFQTQTTIDTLDYSGSGLNRGSKVVIAAVGPVVRQLPTSIEGDLHLPEGFGQPKVAAPGILIIQGPAASASRPRLDALLTDRMDVQSPINRFPLVIVADDSDFSARTINNFVWTTFTRSNPAADVYGIGAFVADKHWGCEGSLVIDARVKPHHAPPLIEDPEIVKRVDAIAARGGALAKYL
- a CDS encoding acyl-CoA thioesterase translates to MSSPYQTRRRIEFRDTDAAGIMHFSAFFTYMEQAEHEMLRSVGLSVMQPDGESTIGWPRVSATCDYKSAVRFEDIIDIAVSILHLGSKSVRYRHEFRVADRLVAVGEITVVCCRIDARHQIASIEIPAATRERLARHTV
- the rpsR gene encoding 30S ribosomal protein S18; this encodes MSTRSRARKRSRVRSRQKKQDPLFVDGTRPRPMYVDYKDVELLRRLVNRHGKIVGRRKSGCSATSQHAVTQAVKRARFMALLPFVGE
- a CDS encoding sulfatase family protein, with product MKHFLAPIACVLLLACQTATAADRPNVMILISDDVSWPHASAYGSKMVTTPAFDAIAKQGVLFNNAICPSPGCSPSRAAFLTGRHTWTIEHAGTHASYFAPEYETFPIRLADAGYFVGHTGKGWAPGDWKALGGKRDPCGPKFKAKPAKGESSYAAGFREFLNQRPAGEPFCFWFGSTDAHRPYKFGSGLEKGMKLEQAEVPGYLPDAPEIRSDFLDYAFEVERFDDDCATMLQMIRDAGEFENTIFIVTSDNGMPFPRAKANCYEHGIHVPLAISWQGHFPGGRTSDDLVSFVDIAATIYEASGVAPPSAKPLSGKSMLSMLESEKSGIIEPQRTEVFSARERHSSSRYNSLGYPQRAIRTHQYLYIRNFRPERLPAGPAQKYDSVTYDAAGNLVDAQLGDAHGGYHDIDACPSLDYLIEKRDDPKFGKFLGLSVDLRPGEELFDIQKDPDCLNNVATDPEFESVRKDLHKRLTQHLEATGDARQIDGGDIWEMYPRVSPLRWFPEPQWAKEHLDRVPIQGWVEERRPR
- a CDS encoding class I SAM-dependent methyltransferase, whose product is MDSKADFLEAAFHVPEAVAKYVDSPPIAVPGFADMQRMAALLLAERVQSHGRILVVGAGGGLELKVFAQAEPSWEFDGVDPSPAMLQLAEQTLGPLASRVRLHEGKVDAAPEGPFDAATCILTMHFADLEERKQMLAAIRQRLKPQAPFIVVHLSFPQADGARQRWLSRYAAYMVRPALDAEKASQFQKAVDAYLTILEPQRDESLLQEAGFSDVELFYAGFAFRGWVSYA
- a CDS encoding Rrf2 family transcriptional regulator, with the protein product MKRDSKLSGVLHILLHMAELDEPVTSDDLSKIMDTNPVVVRRLMAGLREQQYVRSVKGHGGGWTLACELADVTLLDIYEAVGSPGLLAMGNRTEAPGCLVEQSVNAALGKTFDEAEQLLLRQLGEVTLASLSADCHQRLKAKGISLQAKPNRHGLQS
- a CDS encoding class I SAM-dependent methyltransferase, yielding MSQPDWNARYSASEFAYGTEPNSFLKQHADLLLDPVLSIAEGEGRNAVFLASKGLRVHAVDNSSVGLAKAAKLAADRKVDITTEVTDLQNFTPEPNAYGGVVSIYAHLPSSIRAKLYPLLVKTMRPGGILILESYSENQRGRGTGGPSDPDLLLTCGKVEKEWVGLETILLQETEREVLEGKFHTGLASVIQYIGKKSS
- a CDS encoding DUF262 domain-containing protein, which gives rise to MTNQIKPSVTNPTIADIYEKVDTDRLVLAPDFQRKFVWTQEHQEDFLDTILHGYPFPEIYVCQGATDTKKLRTTQKVIDGQQRLTTIKNYIDNEFKRELKKIRPYAALTEDEREVFLSYQVVVRDIGKVDDGIVREIFRRINLTKFKLDDIEIHNAIYDGQFIRVAKELAEEVSLKEFGVFHESEFTRMADVHFFLLVMCTIVRGGYFPRDNEVEKCVAEFNDEFPDSHKVKSQILKSISFIQGLQLEPDSIWFRKSCFFTLVVEFTKLNRISDDMTERLNAFDAGVMASKNRKETDHGSFYHSMYSGTNDRKTRVNRSDMFRKYILA